The DNA segment TCCCTGCTTATCAAAATGTTTTTTCATTCCTGCCTTTCTGTCCTTGAAACGGCTTGCATATTCTACTTGTATCCCTTCCTTGATTGCATCCCAATGCTCCGTATTTTGGAAACTTTTTATATCAAAATAGTTTTGCCAAAggaagaaataaaaaaaaaaaaaactgaatgttactgaatttaaataaaaacattaaTTTGTGTACTTATAGCTAGGGTTGTCCTTtttacccgaaacccgaaaaATTCAAAGCCACCCAAACCCGACAAATTCTGAAAGTAATCTAACAACCTAAATAGGAAAAACAAACGAGCAGTACGTTTTAGATATTTgttgattttaataaaaacattaaatTGTATACTTGCAGCTAGGGCTATCTTTTTACCCGAAACCCGACCCAAACCCGATATAAAGGATTCCTCGAAgaacccgaacccgaataacCTTGAACCCGAAGTAATTTAAATGGTTTTCAGGTTGGATTGGGGTAATTCACTCAAAGTTCACTGATTTTTCataatatatcagtaggtaatttAGTCAAAGTTTACTAATTTATTTGAAACATAATATACCAGTAGGTAATATAGTCAGAGTTCACTAATTTATTTGAAACATAATATATCAGTAGGTTTTAGATATTTGTGATTTATAATTGGTTTGGTTATCGGGTTAGTTTTTCCATACTTACACTTTCCAAATAAGTAATTTGGTTGAGTATCATCGTATTCATATAATAGATGAAGCTTATCAAGTTGtattaattagtatattataTTCGCTTTTTCACAGTGCACTAAATGATGTACTCAATTTTGCTGCATAactccattttttttttttttttgctacatAAGTCTATAATGTATTCATACAGTTTAATTTAAGTGCAAATCAAAGTTACCATcttgtttatttatatttataaatattgATAATGATGTATGGGGTAGATTGGTATGAACAATACATCTATTAGTCTTCAAAAAtagtatttattattattattattattattattattattattattatttttaaaatttgttagatttttgtttttatttttttatgtttttcattttttattattgttaatttattttttatttttagccCATCCTAACCTTTTTTTGTCTCTAAATACCCATCTTGACCAAACTCATCCTAACTCAAACCCATCTTGACCTGTGACCCAAACCAGCCCAACCTACCCACTTTGCCAGCCCTAGTTTCAATAATGAGATTTGTATATAATCACAGACAAGTAATTTTCTTATATAAAAGTTTCAAATGTATATAATGGATAGATAACATAAGAATATTTTAAAACACCCAAAAGttaaaaacttattttattttagtgtatAAGGTGCAACCTAAAATTAAGGGTAAATTAGTATTTCAAATACTAATTACACTTTAAGCTCCAAATTGGGTTACACTTTAATTTCTTTATCTTTAACCAAATTAAGGATAATTGGTTATGATTTACGTTTTATCcccttataaaaaaaaaatttaaccacCCCATGATTTTTTAAATGATCATAACTTCTTCGTATgttaatattatttataaaaaattacaacaaaaaacaagtattttattaactttaatttgagtatagtataacaatagttttttttaattaaaaagtatTGATATGTTGCGCGATGCACAGTGTTATGAGTGAGCAACAACTGAATTGTTAACCGAAAACAGATAAAAATGaaccgaaatcaaccaaaaaccaaATTAATTGAAAACCAATTAGCCGAAAACTGAATTAACCATACATCGGTTATCAGTTTTTTGTAGTctcatttaaccaaaattaactgaACTGATTATTCATATTCTTATACATTTCTAGTTGTTATACCTCGAGTTAATGTATTTCATATTTTAGacctccatttcatgtatttaaattttttttcatatgtcatgtatttatacatccaGAGTTTGGTTTTGACTATTAACTGAATTAAACGAACCGAATAAAAAACTGTTAATCTAACCGAATAAATCGAACTGATTAACTGAAAACCAATTGGTTAAAAAATAGACTTACCAATGACTTCGGTTCGGAATAATAACTGAAATGGTCGTGATGAACCCTAAAGGGTTTGCTAGATTACAAAGCAAATCATTACCTTAGCTTGATGAACCATAGTCGGATAAAATAACGACCAATAAGGGACGATCGGATGAACAGCGGCCAGCCGGAGGCGGTGGAGATGGTGGTCGATAGAAGGTGGGTGGAGTAGTGGAGTACACATGAAACCCAAAACAACTTTAAATATTAAAGCAATGTACGATAACAAAAAGCATATGTACATAAGCAATAAGCACAACAAACAACTAAAGCACCATGTACAACTTGTGATACAACAAAATGTTGCAAATTTATAATATGTAAAAGAGGTCGCATACAAAAATAATTTATACATTGTAAGTTAATTATTTTAGTGAATGAAATTATTGGGCGAGTACATGGTCCATCTAACTTCTCATTATACTTCCAGGTAAAAGAACTTGTCGATCACATTGACCGTTGTTGTATAAGTGAAAAGGTCGTAGATATAGGTGGAATTGCATTTACGACATCATTTAATGTTCTCTCAAACTTAATATTTTCTATGGATTTCGCTCAATATGATTCTTCGTATTCACAAGAATTCAAGGATGATGTACGGGCTTTACTGGAACTTGGAGGGAAGCCAAATATATCTGATTTTTTTCCGGTACTTAAATTCTTTGATCTTCAAGGATTACTACGGCGTGGAAATTTGCATGCTAAAAATATATTGACCATCTTTGATAAAGTAATCGATAAACGTTTGCAAACAAGATCAACTTCATTGAGAGACAATGATGTGTTGGACTCGCTGCTCAACCTCAACCAAATGGATGAATCCGCGTTCAGTCGGAATGACATGAGACATTTGTTTTTCGTAAGTAAAACTTTTTTCAAGTATCTTAACAAGAGACATAAAATATGGTAAATTTCTATTTTCATTTAGTAGGACAAGGCCTAAGTATTTTTTTTGCAAACTTATCATTTCTATAATTTGTAGAATTTCTTTATTGGTGGAACCGATACGACATCAACCACGTTGGAATGGGCCATGGCTGAGCTTATTCACAACCAAGATAAATTGGCAACGGCTCGGTTAGAGATTATCAAACTTATGGAAAACAAGGAGAAAATAATACAAGAATCAGATATCCCTCAACTCCCTTACCTACAAGCTGTTATAAAAGAAACTCTTCGGTTACATCCTCCGGTCCCTTTTCTAATTCCTCGCCAAGCCTTACACAACATAGAAATCCAAGGCTTCATGGTGCCTAAAAATGCGCAAATCCTTTGTAATTTGTGGGCGATGGGGCGAGACCCAAAAGTTTGGTCACATCCAGATACATTCATGCCAGAGAGGTTTTTGCAAGCGAATGTTGACTATAGAGGCCAAGATTTTGAGCTCATTCCATTTGGTGCTGGGAGAAGGATATGTCCGGGATTGAATATGGCACATAGAATGTTACATATAATGTTAGGTTCTTTGATTCAGAAGTTTGATTGGAAACTTGAAGGAAACAAGAGAGCACAAGATATGGATATGGGGGAGAAGTTTGGGATCACGTTGCAAAGAAGTGCACCGCTCAAAGCTATTCCACTTAAACTTTAATATTTCTTAAATAGGTATATTTGcataaaataataataagaataagaTACGTGTGAACTAATTTGCAGGATGACATGTTTGTTTACATACATATATCAAGACTAGGTTTAAAAACTCAATTCAGAATATAAAAAACAATTTgtttttagttatttattataaTGAATTTTTATTATGTTAGGATTGAATAAAAATCAAACCATTAGTTGAATaaccatttaaagaaaaatgAACTTTATGGTCATTTACATATACTTcaaatttacatcgagatagttggtaaacgggcaacaagttgcgccgctacccctttttgaatagcaaaactaagccttttaaaaactacgcCCATAGATCttggggtcataacattactatgcataaccctttgaactcgactaagtagatCCACAGCCTCTGGCACCAGAacaccaaaagtatcaaaagcaaatgggataaacatgtgctggttgtcaaggcacgctttctcatGTTTGGTCTCTTTACCTTTACCTGAAGCAGCCTTTAAAGTAGCCTGACCCACCGTGAAAGCACTACCCCCTAAACCCACAAGcggggaaacccctgttagatccacgcaggcatgttttcctcctacccatccaaagaccaGAATGTCTGCTGGTCGAATGAtagatctcccttccaacggGTCTGTCAAGAAGTTAACGggtgcctctttcttagcagaaataccagcacacctgaatatgtcaaaaaggacatctCTTACCAAATCATGTCGGTATTTGAACCCCGGGATCTCTCTACAATGAACTGCATGCTCCccaaaagaatccaaacacgccttATGACAAACATGGCATACCTCATCAACTGGGAACAAAGGAATCATGAGGCGATATTTAAGGATAGTACGGTACTCCACCGGTGACATATGCTGGCCTAACCCATCTATAGGTATAGCAAGAAGAAAATCTTGTGCATGTGGTGCTCGGAGACACTCAAAAATGGCTTTTTGTCTAACGGTCAAGTTAAACTGTACTTCGATTTCGTGAACAATTTTACTAAAAAGAGCACTCGCCAATGCATGTTGGGCTTTAGGGGGGACGGTGTCCTTATTAGTGAAACTGCTGAAGTCAAAGCTTGGAATCGTATCACGAAGACAAGCCAAAGCACATACATAATCAGAATCCATACCACATATGCCACTGTCTCTTAAGATGTGGTCCTGTAACACCCATGATTGGGCCCTCGAGGCCACAAAAGCATAGGATGAAGCCTCTACAGCCGAATACAACCCCAAACCCCCAAACCTAATAGGTAAAGAAGCAAGTCGCCACTGGAGGTCTCCACAAAGAAAGGACCTCCACAAACCACCAATTCCTCAATCGCCTCACGCAAACCTTTGTCAAAGAACAACGTTGCATCTTCCATGTGTACAGGTTGGCATGTCCTCAAGCCAAAGAAAAGTTTGGCAATGCCCATACAGGATCGAAGCAAGAGTAGTTCACTTTGCGGGTCACCTAATTTGGGCAGAAGACGCATCAAATCTACTTccttagcagctcttttctttgCCAACCCACTAATAAAGCTTGCGTCTCTACTaacagcccccccccccccaagaagCTTCACCCCCACTAATGGCCTCCCGATGTCCTTAGTAAATAACCCTTCACGAAACTTGCTACCATCACAAGAAGGCCAAAATAGCTCAGTTTTCTTAATATTAAGTTCAAGACAGTCCCATCATCAAGATACCAAGCATGAAGTAGAAGCTTGCATTTGTCTCTAATCTGATGCACAAGGGGGTGCAAAACAAGAGCGAaaatgtaacgccctgcttttttgcactttccttaattagaaagcttgttcgtatttctatttttggaaatcttgtattcttGTGTTTGGTCTTTTTGTTGTACCGTTGTAAAATccaagacttggatcataaataaaatttgttgtTTCTTACAATTCAAGCTTTACATATTCGTACATGCTCATACGCTTGAATTCATAAAACACTTGATACTTTATTCGTAATTCTTGAAAATGTGTGATAAACTTGCAAATACGTGACATACATGAACTATACATGATTTTGGACTTATACGACACTTATACTCGATGCATATACTTAATCACACATGTCCATACTTGTTTTTATGTTAAAGATACTTAAACACCCCTTATAATATGCTTATATTTCATTAAACACTCTAAAATACAATAAAACATACCTAATATAAACTACATGGGCTAAAATGTCAAAAATTAAACTTGTTTCCGTGATACCTAGTCGTCGCATCACGCCACAGGTAACCCCCCCCCTTGCTGTCACGTCGTGCTACAACCCCAATCCGCCAGAAAGTTGTTTCCAGCTCAAGCATTGGTCATTTTTGTGTTTGTTGTTGTGTTTTCTTCATTTATTACTCACCTAAACTAACCCTAATCACTTCCTATAAAACCCAACTCATTTCCACACTTCTTCCACTTTACAAACACCTCATTTTCACTCTCAAATCacttaaaatcagtagcaaaactCAGATTAAAGGCAGAAACATTCAAGTTGCAAAAGTGAGTTAAAACTCACCTTTCTTTCATCCTTTTTCACTTCTTCTTCCTCTACAAAGTGTGGAACACCTCTAGGATTGTTTTCACAAGGTTTTCCATGGAAATCCAAGGTGAAACATCCCATTTTTAAGGCCcaactttctgttttggaagaAAACTTAGTTAAACATTCTTTAATCTTATGTTTTACTCatacattcctatgtccttatgtCACTAATCAAGTCTATGATTGATGTGCTTAAAAATAAGGTTGTTACATACAAATCGAAGGTGTTTAATCCCTCCAAACTTTCTGTTGTAaaaagggttttaacccacaagtgttgAACAAGGCTTGAGCTTGTGTATGTGTGATCACTTGGaaagcttgggctatcctacttacaATCCACACCTCACTTGATGATTTCCCCTTAGTATATTGTGTATATTTCATTTCTAGTTCattcatgaccatccttgttgtctTATGAAAACTTGTACATTGGTGAATATACAAAAGAGGTCTTAAAATGGAAGATTACCCTCCTACCTCCTTGCATGACTTATATGAGATTGTTGTAATATATGTTGGACTAAACCTATATAATATACTATATAGAATATATAgaacataaataaaataaataaccgAACCCTTGATGATAATCACATGATTATTCGTCATGGGACTAAGTTACATCATCTTAAAGTACATAACTTCTCAttacgattctaatgggtatTTAGCCCATGAAATCATTCTAACCCCTATGGGTTTTATAGTGTCAAAAACGATTCCTAAGTCTAGATGGTTATTGTTATGATTATTTTCTCGTATACATACTTTGGTGTATTTTACATACCTAAGTCCCGACTCTAAATATTCCTTGAATTCCAAATCCGAATACATTCAACCTCCCAATCTCAtacactcgtcaacacttggataatcggaatacttagcaattttgtgagtacacttgacccgttttacttttaaaacactttgggttgtaacatgttaataTACAAACTTCACTACCACACACTTAAACATGCTTTATATTCTCAATCTtatatacatgctacttgtttacctaggttcatgctagattaTACATGCTTTATGTCATTAACTTTGCTAAGCCCCAActtaacatatatagcgctataggagtagcacgccTCCCGTCGGGTCTTGTTAAGTCTTTATTTATTCTTTAACGGTCTCGTCACTTTTAgggcgagggatgctaaatactagtggacacttgggtttgacatatTGTGATGCATGCTAGTTACCTTGTTTACAAATTGTCATGTAGATTCGAGAAAatgcttttatacttatgctatatttatacaaaccttgtgtactcgccaatgcTTTCGCATTGacactttattttaaacatgttacaggtttaacaatgatgttgatgatgcatggaacatagtaggatgcctagatactcatttTAAATTTTGTATACTTACTGTAATGTAATTATTTCATTTCAAGTTGTCGTAATTGTATTTTTCTTTCCATGTTGTAATCGAATTCTTATAGTAATAAcatgaaatttattatttaaatacttatcGCAAATTCTAGTGTTATGTGTAATAAACAATCTatcttcgtctcactccgatgtttccgccatcggttggggtgtgacagaaaagaagTGGTCCTAATTGATCCCCTTGCTGAACTCTCGTGGTAGACCAAATGTGCCCATATCCAAGATACAATCTTGTTGGCTGCCCATATAGAAATTCCACCCACAAAGAAATAGAAGGGCACCTCATCCTTGGGCTGGCAATTgggtacctgttaagacacgattagacctgtttgactgaaaaatacaccctttgacttttttaatttttaaaataattagaattacaatgttaggatctatcatttattcatctttgtacataaaacataaaactgttttataaacatgaggtagaaagtagttaaatgagtcgtaatcatgtttgaaacttatgttgtgcgcgccgtcagaaacctgttaaacctgttaagacacgatttgccagctCCTGACCTCATGAAGTAAGGCTGACCTATCCACCTGGTTAAAAGCATTAGAAAAATCTACAGTAAGCATTGCAAGAGACCCATTAGTGTGACGTTCACTTAGAACCTTGTTGATGCTGTGTAAAATGGCCTCAGCGCCACCCGACACGCCGACCCCAAACTGAAAATCATTAAGGTACTTGGTCATTTCTTTACCAACACCCTTCATAGCAACCTTGGGAACCAAACGCCTCCATATAGTACCAACTGCAATAGGTCTAATCCCATTGTCGGGTTTTAAAAGCGGTGTAAGGGAAGCAGACCCGACAAACTCTGCCAAACACGATGGGCATTTCCCCCTAATCATAAGTTGATTGCCGCAGTGATAGCGCATAAGAGATCAGTGGCAATAACAGACCCCTCTCCACATAAAGCATTGAAAATGTGTTGTGCCCTCAAGCCATCCCTCCCACATGAGGTTCATTTAGGAAACAATTTAATGCAACAGAGGACACTATCCACCTCTGCTACAAGGGGAGGCTCAGAATATATAGTATCTGGCATAGATGGAGGTTCTCTGTACGGGTGTTTAGCCTCTAAAGCCTGTATGGTATTATCATTGTACGGAGCAACACCGGATGAACATAACACCTTCGCTGCAGCTGTAAAGTGGCCATCAACAACCCTCCGAAGACACTGCCTAACATTGGTGTTACTAATAGTACTCTCCTCAGGATTATCAACACCTCCTTGACCTAGAGACCCCAAATCAGGACtatcaaatatatttttaactaacaTGAAAAATACCATCTTCTTTCCCCCATGTGGCTAAAGAATATAGAATTGATCTTTGTTGCAATGTCTTCCTATTCCCAGACCTTCTTTCTTGCCTATTTTTTGGTCTGACCACTTGCAAAGTGCAGCGAGGAAGAAGGAACAACCTAACCCACGCTTCAAATGATCTAGGTTGGGCAACCACTTTATAGAGAGCGGTTTTCAACGCCTGAGAGAAAGCCAACCGACAGCTATGAGGGATGCTCTTCACGGTGACAATGGGTGTTTTAAAGACACGATCTAGTAGAACAATATCCAACATGAACTACTCATGAACATTGGTCACGTGCGCCTTGGGAGAGAGCCTCGAAATCCCTATAATGTAGCTATCTATGTCATTATTACGATTGGTAAAACGGACAAGCCCATCAAGGTGATGGCATGCACGACTCAATGCATGTATACTCAAACACTTTCCACACATCCATTGACCAAAAAACTTCAAAGTACCTTCTACGTCCATGAACAACCCATGGTCTGTAGAAATAGCCTCACGCAACACACTTCTACGTTCATCGCTAGAAAGGTGCAATATCTTGAGATGAGAGATTACCCGAGAAATCCCCTTATTTCCCCCTTCACCATCCGGGCAACAATGAAACATACGAAAAGGACATGGCCAGGAGCCACTCAAAGGCGTAGAAGGGGTTGTCATTAAGGCAAAAAAAAATCATGATTCAAGTTGAGACACAAAATTTTGATGTAAAAACCAAAATTTAAGcataggcatttcatcaaacacttggagTGCATCCATATAAATACGAATTGGTGAGTGGTAAGGAGGTTCGATTTTGACTAGATCCAAAAGGTTACTGAAACAATCAAGATTTATGATATGAGAATgaaagaaaactgattattgaagaAGACGGTGGGCAGAGatgaaaaaaagaaaagaaaatttctGACCAATTGCAGCAAGAAAGTCGGAGAAGGGACTTGAACCTGCGACCTCCTGCCCATTTACACATAGTCCAACCACTGGGGTGTGACTGTGTTCGACTTTTGGTTTTAGCATCAATTACCTGAAGCTTGTACCATCCGCCATGGGAGGTCCATGACGTTTATGTGTCGTTTTTAACCCCGCCGAATCGCACGGGTTCCCCACTAGTGtataataacataacattcccTTAGTTATATTATTTATGGTGTATAcagtttttataaaatataattcagtgaaatttatgttaaatattttcttttggtaattgatttcttTTAATAAATCTGTAAAACAAAATGTAAGACCGTGTATTTTTTAGTATTGAGCagcaataaaaaataataacaagAATACTAATATATAGTCATATAAAGTTAAAGGAATGAAAATTTTGAAATAAGAATTaaaaaatttcaattttaatcgaattcgatacatatttatatatacacagGAATCAGCAGACCATCTGTTGGTCTCCTGCGAATTTGCACATCAGGTCTGGGTGGCGATTTCTCTATGGGCGAAACTTCCATTTCCAATGTACCTTTTAAGCATGGTAGAACTGCTGGAGTATGTCGATAATTATCAAACAAGGAGGCAACGGAAAGGGCGATTTGTGTGGTATTGGCTAATGGTATGTTGGCCATTATGGAGGGCAAGAAACGAATTAATTTTCAGAAACAGGAAGCCGCAGTTGTCGAGGTTAGTGGGCAAAATAAAGGCTTTATCGTATCTTTGGATCAACCCGCGGGCAAGTATAGTAAATCTGGAATGGAGCAATGTTATGTGCCTAGACCCATGAGGCCCATGCATAAGGAGGAGCCCATGAAGCCCATGAACAAACCGTGAAGTCTGCAGATCTCAACGTTCTATTTTCAAAGTTATTTATTTGAATTGCTTTCTGTTTACGATGTGCTAAAATAATGGAAATAATGGGGATGCCCATATTTCCTCGTAACGTTTATTTCCCATTAGTTAGGAAGTAGTTTTGGAATTCTTCTTGTTTGTTTTCCTATAAAA comes from the Helianthus annuus cultivar XRQ/B chromosome 4, HanXRQr2.0-SUNRISE, whole genome shotgun sequence genome and includes:
- the LOC110937722 gene encoding cytochrome P450 76T24 isoform X1, which encodes MDYLTLSILFSFFITLILAYAITISGRRSSRLPPGPFPFPIIGNLLYLSDKPHQSLATLSKRYGPLMSLKFGTRTTIVVSSPYLAKEFLQTHDHSFSSRSVPDAARVVDHEKYSIVWLPVGEKWRKLRRISKEYVFSMQRLDASELLRQTKVKELVDHIDRCCISEKVVDIGGIAFTTSFNVLSNLIFSMDFAQYDSSYSQEFKDDVRALLELGGKPNISDFFPVLKFFDLQGLLRRGNLHAKNILTIFDKVIDKRLQTRSTSLRDNDVLDSLLNLNQMDESAFSRNDMRHLFFNFFIGGTDTTSTTLEWAMAELIHNQDKLATARLEIIKLMENKEKIIQESDIPQLPYLQAVIKETLRLHPPVPFLIPRQALHNIEIQGFMVPKNAQILCNLWAMGRDPKVWSHPDTFMPERFLQANVDYRGQDFELIPFGAGRRICPGLNMAHRMLHIMLGSLIQKFDWKLEGNKRAQDMDMGEKFGITLQRSAPLKAIPLKL